A genomic segment from Rosettibacter firmus encodes:
- a CDS encoding enoyl-ACP reductase FabI, producing MEKKWALILGASSGFGGASAIELSKHGYSIFGVHLDRQATMPQVNQIIKKIEKNGQQAIYFNINAADQIKINDTLDEIKERFAAAKDNSKVNVLIHSLAFGTLKPFISKNPEECVTPAQMTMTLDVMAHSLVYWTQGLFFRNLLAEGGRIFALTSAGSHTVIPNYGAVSAAKAALEAHIRQLAVELGPMRVTCNAIMAGVTDTPAGRKIPMFDKMLHAAQFKNPQGRLTTPEDIAKAIVALCDEKCDWISGNVIGVDGGEYIVNFIGEKAHLAFK from the coding sequence ATGGAAAAAAAATGGGCATTAATTTTAGGAGCTTCAAGCGGTTTTGGAGGAGCATCAGCAATTGAACTTTCAAAACATGGTTATAGCATTTTTGGAGTTCATCTTGACCGTCAAGCTACCATGCCTCAGGTTAATCAAATTATAAAAAAAATCGAAAAAAATGGTCAGCAAGCAATTTATTTCAATATAAATGCTGCAGATCAAATTAAAATAAATGATACACTTGATGAAATAAAAGAAAGATTTGCTGCAGCCAAAGATAATTCAAAAGTAAATGTACTTATTCATTCTTTAGCGTTTGGTACATTAAAACCATTCATATCAAAAAATCCAGAAGAATGTGTTACTCCAGCACAAATGACGATGACACTTGATGTGATGGCACATTCGTTAGTTTATTGGACACAGGGCTTATTTTTTAGAAATTTACTTGCAGAAGGTGGAAGAATATTTGCACTCACAAGTGCAGGTTCTCATACAGTAATTCCTAATTATGGTGCAGTTTCTGCAGCTAAAGCAGCACTCGAAGCTCATATAAGACAATTAGCAGTAGAACTTGGTCCAATGCGAGTTACATGTAATGCTATAATGGCTGGAGTTACAGATACACCTGCAGGCAGAAAAATTCCAATGTTTGATAAGATGTTACATGCAGCACAATTCAAAAATCCACAGGGAAGACTAACAACTCCAGAAGATATCGCAAAAGCTATTGTGGCTCTTTGCGACGAAAAGTGTGACTGGATATCTGGAAATGTTATTGGAGTGGATGGAGGCGAATACATTGTTAATTTTATAGGAGAGAAAGCTCACCTCGCATTCAAATAA
- the dnaE gene encoding DNA polymerase III subunit alpha gives MSDFIHLHNHSHYSLQDAACTVEDLVLAAKKNDMHAVALTDHGVMFGVLQFYKKAKAEGIKPIIGMEAYVDFEKSRFDKVTDTENGKRKSKHYSHLLLLAKNEIGYKNLMKISTIGHTEGFYYKPRIDLEVLTKYKEGLICTSACPAGPISTYLINDNWAKAKEIAISLKELFGDDFYLEIQDHGMDIEKPILAGMPKLAKELNIKLVATNDIHYIEKDHSIAHNILLLLGDKSGTADYHELRYGTDQIYFKSAEEMKKIFKNYKGAIENTLEIEEKINLTLDLKGHHFPIFPLPDNTKSLEEYLIQLTYERLEKRFKKITPEIEERLKYELDVINKMGYAGYFLIVQDFINASKKKGIPVGPGRGSAAGSLVAYVLGITNVNPLEYNLLFERFLNPARKSMPDIDVDFADDKREEVINYVKEKYGENSVAQIITFNRLSSRQVIRDVARVLKIPIPQVDNITKWIPSKFGRVYTIDQALEEVPELQWVKKSEDPLIKDLIKYARLLEGLNRNASKHAAGVVITPGDVSDFVPLAIYGDQGETATVTQFNMKDLEEVGILKMDFLGLDTLSIIRDTIELVKETRGEIIDIENIPVDDPKTYELFAKGQTTAVFQFESAPMKEYLKRLKPTSIKDLAAMNALYRPGPMEFIDDFIARKHGKKEITYLHPVLEPILKETYGIIVYQEQVIQIANKVAGMSLAEADLLRRAMGKKDLKAMQEQREKFIKGAQQNNIDPQIAGEIFDAIDKFANYGFNKSHAVAYSILAYQTAYLKAHYLEEFLAANLSNKYDNTDKVTVLLEECRKMGVKVMPPDINNPTVKFQVKDKKIIFGMAAIKNVGIQAVEEIKRAHKELGRDFKSIYDFCANVDTRIVNKRALEGLVLAGALDSCGGTRAQNFAAIEEALEIGSKIKLAKESHANSLFATYSDDFQYEEPSLPEVRQWDTRERLAKEREVLGFYLSDHPLRKYEIEYNSFATVHLGESETYKYDEMVRACGVITDVSLKIDKSGKQMAFFKLDDFTGSCECLMFSKIFKDYGHLITLESTVMVKGRLESSGDAVKLHVEEAYPLNETRNKFTKRLGLILDPALHNSELVEELQKLLQMYEGNIPVLLCVKENGTVREFTVDYRVKLDDDFIERLKNLLGYENILFFTT, from the coding sequence ATGTCAGATTTTATTCATTTACATAATCATTCTCACTATAGTTTACAGGATGCAGCATGCACGGTTGAAGATTTAGTTTTAGCTGCTAAAAAAAATGATATGCATGCTGTTGCTCTAACTGATCATGGTGTAATGTTTGGTGTGTTACAATTTTATAAAAAAGCTAAAGCTGAAGGTATTAAACCAATAATTGGAATGGAAGCTTATGTAGACTTTGAGAAAAGTAGATTTGATAAAGTTACTGATACAGAAAATGGAAAACGTAAATCGAAACATTATAGTCATCTTCTTCTACTTGCAAAAAATGAAATTGGATATAAAAATTTAATGAAGATCTCGACTATTGGGCACACAGAAGGTTTTTATTATAAGCCCAGAATTGATCTTGAAGTATTAACGAAATATAAAGAAGGTTTAATCTGTACTTCAGCATGTCCTGCAGGACCAATTTCAACTTATTTAATTAATGATAATTGGGCAAAGGCAAAAGAAATAGCGATTAGTTTAAAAGAATTATTTGGTGATGATTTTTATCTTGAAATTCAGGACCATGGAATGGATATAGAAAAACCAATTTTAGCAGGAATGCCAAAACTTGCAAAAGAACTTAATATTAAACTTGTTGCAACCAATGATATTCATTATATAGAAAAAGATCATTCAATTGCTCATAATATTCTGTTATTGCTTGGCGATAAATCTGGAACTGCTGATTATCATGAACTGAGATATGGAACTGATCAGATTTATTTTAAATCTGCAGAAGAGATGAAAAAAATTTTCAAGAATTATAAAGGAGCAATTGAAAACACATTAGAAATAGAAGAGAAAATTAATTTAACACTCGATCTTAAAGGTCATCATTTCCCTATCTTTCCATTACCAGATAATACTAAATCACTTGAAGAATACCTGATTCAATTAACATATGAAAGATTGGAAAAGCGATTCAAAAAAATTACACCTGAAATTGAAGAGCGTTTAAAATATGAATTAGATGTAATTAATAAGATGGGATATGCTGGCTACTTTCTCATAGTTCAGGATTTTATCAATGCATCAAAGAAAAAAGGAATTCCTGTTGGACCAGGAAGAGGGAGTGCTGCAGGAAGTTTAGTGGCTTATGTTCTCGGGATTACAAATGTAAATCCACTCGAATACAATCTTTTGTTCGAAAGATTTTTAAATCCTGCTAGAAAATCGATGCCAGATATTGATGTTGACTTTGCAGATGATAAACGAGAAGAAGTTATTAATTATGTTAAAGAAAAATATGGTGAAAATTCTGTTGCACAAATTATTACATTTAATAGATTATCATCCCGTCAGGTAATTCGTGATGTAGCTCGTGTTCTGAAGATTCCTATTCCACAGGTCGATAATATTACAAAATGGATACCTTCAAAATTTGGTCGTGTCTATACAATTGATCAGGCACTCGAAGAAGTTCCAGAGTTGCAATGGGTTAAAAAATCTGAAGATCCGCTTATTAAAGATCTTATAAAGTATGCTCGATTACTGGAAGGTTTAAATCGAAATGCATCGAAACATGCAGCAGGAGTTGTAATAACACCAGGTGATGTTAGCGATTTTGTCCCGCTTGCTATTTATGGTGATCAGGGAGAAACTGCTACTGTTACACAGTTTAATATGAAAGATCTTGAAGAGGTAGGAATTCTTAAAATGGATTTTCTTGGACTGGATACTCTATCAATAATTCGAGATACAATTGAACTGGTAAAAGAAACAAGAGGCGAAATAATTGATATAGAAAATATTCCAGTCGATGATCCCAAAACTTATGAGCTTTTTGCTAAAGGACAGACTACAGCAGTATTTCAGTTTGAATCTGCTCCAATGAAAGAATATTTAAAAAGATTGAAACCTACAAGTATTAAAGATCTTGCTGCAATGAATGCTCTTTATCGTCCTGGTCCAATGGAATTTATTGATGATTTCATAGCACGCAAGCATGGTAAAAAAGAAATTACATATTTACATCCTGTACTCGAACCAATACTAAAAGAAACATATGGAATAATTGTTTATCAGGAACAGGTTATTCAAATTGCTAATAAAGTTGCAGGAATGAGTTTAGCAGAAGCAGATCTTTTAAGAAGAGCAATGGGCAAAAAAGATCTGAAAGCAATGCAAGAACAAAGAGAAAAATTTATTAAAGGTGCACAACAAAATAATATTGATCCACAAATTGCAGGTGAAATTTTTGATGCTATAGATAAATTTGCTAATTATGGATTTAATAAAAGTCATGCTGTTGCTTATAGTATTCTTGCATATCAAACAGCATATCTCAAAGCTCATTATCTCGAAGAATTTTTAGCAGCAAATCTTAGTAATAAATATGATAATACAGATAAAGTTACTGTATTACTCGAAGAATGTAGAAAAATGGGCGTAAAAGTAATGCCCCCAGATATCAATAATCCAACCGTTAAATTTCAGGTCAAAGATAAAAAAATAATTTTTGGTATGGCAGCAATTAAAAATGTAGGCATTCAGGCTGTTGAAGAGATTAAAAGAGCACATAAAGAGTTAGGAAGAGATTTTAAGAGTATATATGACTTTTGTGCAAATGTCGATACACGAATTGTTAACAAACGTGCACTCGAAGGTTTAGTCTTGGCAGGTGCTCTGGATTCTTGTGGTGGAACAAGAGCACAAAATTTTGCTGCAATTGAAGAAGCACTCGAAATTGGAAGTAAGATAAAGCTTGCTAAAGAATCTCACGCTAATAGTTTATTTGCAACATATTCAGATGATTTTCAATATGAAGAACCTTCTCTTCCAGAAGTTAGACAGTGGGATACACGAGAAAGACTCGCTAAGGAAAGAGAAGTTTTAGGATTTTATCTGAGTGATCATCCACTAAGAAAATATGAAATTGAATATAATTCTTTCGCAACTGTTCATCTCGGAGAATCTGAAACTTATAAATATGATGAAATGGTGAGAGCCTGCGGTGTTATTACAGATGTTAGTCTTAAAATTGATAAGTCTGGTAAACAAATGGCATTTTTTAAACTGGATGATTTTACAGGTTCATGTGAATGTTTGATGTTCTCTAAAATATTTAAAGATTATGGTCATCTTATAACACTTGAATCAACAGTTATGGTAAAAGGCAGACTTGAAAGTAGTGGCGATGCAGTTAAACTTCATGTAGAAGAAGCTTATCCTTTGAATGAAACCAGAAATAAATTCACAAAAAGATTGGGACTGATTTTAGATCCAGCATTACACAATTCAGAATTGGTTGAAGAACTCCAGAAGTTATTGCAGATGTATGAAGGAAATATTCCTGTTTTATTGTGTGTTAAAGAAAATGGTACAGTAAGAGAATTTACTGTTGATTATCGTGTCAAGCTGGATGATGATTTTATTGAAAGATTGAAAAATCTTCTTGGTTATGAAAACATTCTCTTTTTTACAACATAA